ATGTGTCTTGTTAACCCTAGTCAGTGATTGTATTTAAGTTCCACATAGTCGTGTAGTCCTGAGTTCTGTCGTTTTGCTTGTTCCCTGGACTGCTTAATGAATGCCCCAATCACGGGGTTTCACTGCATCAGCTACATTGTGGGTCATGCTTCTCCCTGCCGATGTGACAGAATGATCGAACTCCATAAACGAACCAACAGTTGTGTTCTGGATTCACCAATCCCACTCTGGATGTGCTTGCTTGCCCCTTGCCCTGGTAACGATTCTCTCCTTGACCCGGCATCCTACAATAACCAGGAAGAGCCCTGGGGATCGTCGATTTGGTGAGGAGATCATCTAATCTCCTAAGAGGAATGGATCCGAGGAGTATGAACTTGACCCTCCATCTGCTGATTCCAGGCCCCTGGAGAAGGCTCTGCCAGCCATTTCAGTGCAGAGCCGACGCTGCCTTGTCTGCCTCTCCAGAGCCCCACGAAGACGCTTGGCTCTCTGTGTCCTCACCATACCGGACTggttttaccttgtttatctcGGCGACTAAGCTTTTCACCCTTCAGGAGCTGTACTAGAGGCTGGTGGATGATCCCCTCACTCAGACTTGTCCAGAGGCAACGGACCTGCTGGAACGGATTGACCGGGGGGATGGCAGCCATTACCCCGCTCTCTTCCTCCCAGGAGTTGCAATAAATTTCCGACGGGAAAGGGAGGTGCGTCACCTACTGAAAGAGGCAAGCATGCGATCCAGTCCATCGCATCGCTCTGACCTCTTTTCACCTCACCTCCCATTAGAGTTGCAGCAGGAGGACGTGCTGATCGCAGGAAATGAGGAAAAGCAGGCACCGTCTCGCCAGGGCCTTCCACGTGAAGTCCAGGTGAGGCCACCTCGTCCCTGGCTCCCAATGTGGGAGAGCTCACAGTCACTTTGCAAGCACCCTACCCTGCAGAGGCTGCCGCCACTCTGCAGATACCCGGCCCCGATGTGCTCTCCACTGTTCCACCTGGTCCCTGCTGTGGCTTGCTTCCTGCTTCAGGGTCCCGCATTGCTGCACCAATCACCAGACCTATTCAGAGTAACTGCTCCACTCACGTTCTAGCCCCGGTCAGCTCACCCACCAGCTTCAGCCCGGACAATTTCTGCCGGCCTGCCTGCGGCTGTCGGCCAGATGGTTCCAACCTGCTTGCCTGATCCCCTGTGGCCATCACCTCGTCGACTCCTGCCTACTCACCTGCGGCCCTGCCTTGTCCACTCCTGCCCCAGTAGCTGTATagagctgtggccataaggttGTTGGTGCCTATCGCAGTGGCAATCCCTAAACCTGGTGGTAGACACCAACAATCAagggagctgtcaggctgaagaaggaggccttctGCACTTGACTGTCTGGTGAGACTCTGGACAGCTGATAAGTACTGGCAGGCCAAGTGGAATGCATCTTCTGAAGCAAAGAAATTTGGAGAGGCCATAGAAAATGACTTTCGTTTAGCCTCAAAAAGATACTGGCAAACTGTCAGGCAACTCAGAAGAGGGAAGCAGAACCCATGATGTTTACAGTGAGGGGGATAACTTGACCTCAACTGGGGATTTAGTCAGGCAGTGGAAGGAGTATTTTGAGGGCCTCCTGAATCCCACAGATATGCCTTCTCTGGAGGTAGAGCTAGAAGCCAGAGCTAGAAGACTCAGAGGAGGACTTATTTACCCTGAGTTCTTGAAAGCTCTGGATGTTGTTCGGCTAtcttggctgacacgccttTGGATtagcagactggggtggtggtcctaATGTTTAAGTAAGGGGACCTGAGGATGTGTTCCAAtttcagggggatcacactcctcatcctccctgggaaagtctatgcTGGTGTAATAATTTACACTGAGCAAATTTTATGATCAAAATTTCAATGTGGAGGGCAGACAGGTTATGGCAGGCGGGTGCTGCTCCTGATGGCAGGCGAGAACGGTGGGCACAACGtctcaatttttattttttttttggggggggggggtctccaggCAGAATAAAAAGTGCCAACAAGACCATATCATCTGCAAAAAAATGAAGACACGATCCTGAAGTCACCAAACCAGACCCCCTCCGCCACCTATGACctcaagttctagtatttaaactaatattgaagtagccatttgacCCGAACATCATCTAGACCTGTTACAATTTCAAATGAATGATATATGTCATTTAGATgtaaaatgcatgcattttagCGTTTATATAAATATCAATAAGTTGCTAAGAGTTGCAAAATAAAATTTTCAAGTGCCTAAATTTTGTTGCTAATCAAGGTGTTAAACCTAGCACCATAAttgctaagttggcaacactaaGAATAGTTAAGCTTTTCTTTAGGCTGACCGCGCTGTCGCGGCATTGGCTAATAACGCTGAATCAGGGATGATGTGCCGTTGCTTTCTGCACTTTAAAGTTTGGCGAGGAAATTTTTGTGTGTTCTGCTTGTTGCATCAAAACGGAGATGTGTGCTTCtattttgtatttgtgtacGTGTTATATGTGTTATGTCTTTGTTAAACTTTTTTGTTAGCATGATAGTAATGTGTTTAACACTAATGTTCGAACTGTGTGTCAATTCAACTACAAGTCAAATTTTGCCAGTGCGTTATTTAAATCTTTCCTGAGGAGTACTGTCGATATAAATTTTAGTTACTGAGTACTGCATCGATTAACCTTAGTACATGTTAGTTTATGGTAATAGTAAGAGctttgccaactttggtcagctggctgcacTCACATGAACacgcatttaaatgtaggtaacagttttattaccttgtaaatagtctgtacaGTACGGTGTGCATACTACCTCAAcattaattttaggtttataatggaataaacATGTGGCTTTGCAGCGCATGCTGCACTAAAATCAAAGCATATTCTGAAGCCCCATTTACTCCAAGAGACACTAAGCTTCCCTGGAAATGAAGCTTTGAAGCATTAAATTACCAATAACCTTAGCATATGTTAAGGAGGACGGCACATTTTCTGTGAATGGGATCAGAAGTGCACGATTCATTGTGGTGTTTAAGCATGCTGTCAGTGTTTACGCATGCTGtcattgtttacattttgtttccAATGCACCATATCTTATGATTGAGTTGGTGTTGTCGTCGTACAGTCTGCATACCTGTCATAGCCAAGATTATTAGATCCATATCGCACAGTGTGAGAGGTAATGATTTTATAAGATTACTGAAATCACACATTGTGTACCGGGCATTACACTTTAGAAGCATGGTGTGGCACGCTGAAAGTAAGCATGTCTTCCCTGCATTGTTTAATATGACTGTTTGCAGTTACAGTAAGCTGCACTTACCTCTAGATCAGGGGTATCAAACTCCAGTCCCGGagggccggtgttctgtcgacatatgctgccttgtcgaaaaatgctaccgtagtgctaatagatagccctaaccctaactcttattataaccctaaccctaaccccccaaaacccctaaaacccttaccttaaccctaaccctaacccctaaaacctaaccctaatcccaaaacggtggaattgcacatgcgcagaaaggctcgatagcacgtctcgataggtagtattttccGACAGAACACCTGtcctggagtttgacacccctgctctagatgtTTCCTTAGGTTGGACATGGACTGTTTAGATGTCGACAACATCTttacagctggtaaacacgcaCTGCATTGCACAGTTAAATTTGTGCCTTTTTCCGTAATGTATcgaaaatgttttttatattatcAGCAATGGAATGCATTCCTTTACTTGTCTGCCATTGCCtgcaacagaaactcagacAGCTCAGGCAAGTTAATTAGCAAAATGCAAATGTAGCGCGacaggataaccaatcagaagcatcgaaTAGTTTCAAACTTTCGGCTTATGGAAGGAAATAGCAAAGGAGGATGTTTCGcataagaaaaacatgaaaagcaataaaaatactgTTATTAAAGATATTCACATGGTTTtgcatacaatcttatgatgtaactaaaattgtaatcatgaatatttccataagtaactaatttaattacacttttttctctAGTAACTGTAAtggattacaattacatttgttttgtaattaaattacttaACACCGTTACATGTAACTCGTTACTCCCCAACACTGTACTCAAGATACCACTTAAGCTTCTGTTACGTCACAGCTGGCGTCATGGAGTCTAACCCTAAGCCAGGGATCGCAGGGTGGACCCTGTTTCGCTACCCTTAGTTAACAAGAAACAAGATTAAACCatgctttgttttttaattgtgtTCTAATTTGAGATTTTTTATTGGATCTTAGGAAGATTAGTTCAAGTTTTAACTAGTCTTAAATATCCTCATTAACAGAGGAGACAAATTTTCCtgttagaaaatatttttgtgtgtaCTGTACCTTTAAAATAGTACACTGGAGGATGACAACGCATGAACCCAGATTAAAGCATCCAGCTGCATGAAAACAAAGGCGAGTCTCTCGCTGCCATCATATTGTTGTCAATGTTTGACTGATCCTCCGCCTTTGCTGGAAATTTTTAACATTCCTATGGGAAAGCATGCACTCGTGACAGTCATTTCAGTGAGATCCAAAGGTCACCTCACCAGCCTGGCACAAAACCTCAGAATGTCTCCTGTGCTGGTCACCGCTTTATTTCTCTGTGTCTTAGGCAGGACTCACGCGGTGTACAAAAAGTGGGTCCCCAACACCAATTTTGAGAATGGAACTAACTGGGACAAGGGAACAGTGCCTTGCAGTAGTGATCGGATTCAGTTCTTACCTCAGAAGGAagtgtctgtgtatgtggaaACCATCCACGGCATTCAGGAGATGAACCTGCCTGTGGACGGGGAGTTTATTTTGccccagggggcaggtttcgcTGCCAGCAACGGCCAGAACGATGACTGTGGACCGGGATCTGAGGTTACATTCAAGGACACTGAACTGCTGCTCTGGTTTGACCCAGCCCAATGGCAGGCGGCCTCCTCCTGGGACAACCTAGAGAAAGGTCCTTTCCTGTTCTCAGTGCATGGGGAAAGCGTGCCATGCCCGCAGGACGACGTGGTCTTCTGGGCGGACTCCTCATTCCGGGTGGACACCACGGCCAACCAGCTAAGCGTGCCCGTGAAAAGCGTGTCCGTGCTGgggaacagattcagttcctcTGACGACTTTGCTCAGTACCTGAGCTCACACTCGGGCCGGCTTCAGTTCCATGGAGCTTCCAAAGTCCATGTTGGTGAACCAGGCTGCAGCGACAAAATGGGCTGTGTTTGTGACAATTCTGCGAACCATGACAGGATCTGCTCGGCCGTGAAATGCGCGCCCACAGACTGTAAGAAGCCCCTGAGAGCTGCGGGACACTGCTGCGATGTGTGTGGTGCAATCGTGCATTTGCGATGCAAAGTTGGCTTTGACCTGTCAACATACCAACAACGGCTGCATCACCTCTTCCTCATCCAGCCATCCTATCAATCTGTCCAGCTGGCCATGTCAAGGCTCTCTACATTATGGCCACTCAGGCTGTTATCTCAGGAAGTGGTGGCTGAAATTCAGGTGCTGATCCTGGATGGGGAAACGGGGGGCGAGTCTGGTAGGGTAGCAGAATCTCTGGCTCGTGACATCCTGAGGGATGTCAGCTCCCAGGGAACACGTCTAGGCATTGAAGGTGCAGACTACCAGGCGTCATCAGGCGGCAGCAGTACAGAGGGGACCAGCAGCAACGCAGGAGCTGTGGCAGGAGGCGTGGTGGGGGTCCTGCTACTGGTGGCTTGCTTGCTCCTTCTGGCCGTCCTCATCCATCGGGGCATCATCAAGACCCCTAGCCTTCTCTCCCTGTCCAGCTGCAAGAAGGGCAGCGAGATCGGGGAACTGGGTGGGCCCCTGGATCATGGATTTGACAACCCCATGTTCGACAAACCTACACTGATGCCAGCTGAGCCTGAATTATACGTCAGAGAAACAGGTGGCTCCATTGTTATGACCAATGCAGGCATTCACTTTGTGAATCCCAGTTATGATGAAACCGATTTTGAGACCTGAGCTTTTTCTCAACATCACTGATTTGACTTGACTCAATCTAGAAACACCTACGATGATCTTCCGAAGCATTTCTCTGGCTAATTGTCACGACTTGTGCTGTTTTGTCTCCAATCAGTAAGTTCAGCCTAAACTTGATTTTAACTTACTTTATCTGCTATAAGAAGAAGATCATATTATTTAAATATCAGCTCTGTGTTCCTATTTAgagttttatacattttttatgtgaAATTTCCAGAGTATCTAGTCCATTTCATGTGATCTTTGTCACCTAAGCATATTccattatagaaaaacacaaataaaatctTCTGAATGTGAATCTCTGAAATATTGTCATAAACCAAACATCTTTCAGTTTTGTGCATAATTTACGATAGGAACACTGACTGTAGTGGTCGTCTTCGGTTGCGAACGTTATTCTTTTTGGCACAATCTAAACATTTGACCACTTCTGTGAAATGAACTGTTTTACGCGTTAAAATGGTAGGTTACCAGTCACGGTAAAACAACCGTGTGGCTCCCAACGTCCACGTCTTTATTTTCACAttcaaaaaaaactttattgttCCTCTGACCCATATCCCTTACGGCAGTCGCAAACCAAATAAACTAACTGGAGAAGCACTTTCCTGTATGAAATGCTACATACATTTCAAATTGTAATGGCAGGTTTAAAACAACATATTCTaaccatttaattaaacaaaaattacaCCATTCTGCATAAATGGCGCTTACACTGACCTGGACTTGGATGTATAAAAGTAAACTTACTAAAATGTGTACTTTGACTTTATTACTGCAAAAGCATGTGTAATGACAATGGTTTAACAGTTAACAGTAATTAGTGCTGGTATAAACATTTAGCAGGGAGTGCATGTTTTTACTGAGGTTTTCCAACACAGAAAACTGGTACCACTGTGTCCATGTACCTTTGCTTAGTTTAAATTACTTATTCTTAGAAATGCATTCATCATTTAATGGTGGGATTATTTTCCAGTTCAGTGGTTAGCAAAGTGGCCCAGTATCTAGATATGTCACAAAATATCATTGGTTctcaaaaaataaatgaatttatTCTGTACAAAATATCTATCCATTTTGCAACCAGTTATCCTGGTGAAGGTGGCAAGGTGCGGCCTGGAATGTACAGGACTGGCGTAGACCCAAACAGAACCGTATAAATCAGCAACATCTGAAtttgttaagaacataagaacataagaactatacaaacgagaggaggccattcggcccatcgagctcgcttggggagaacttaactaatagctcagagttgttagaatcttatctagctctgatttaaaggaacccaaggattcagcttgcactacattatcaggaagactatttcatactctgactacacgctgtgtaaagaagtgcttccttaaatccagtttgaaatgttctcccgctaatttccacctatggccacgagttcttgtattggaactaatgctgaagtaactattcggttgaacagcatccaaacctgttagaatcttatagacctggatcatgtcccccctcagtctcctttgcttgaggctgaacagatttagctcaaataacctttcctcgtatgacattcctctaagaccaggaatcattcttgtggccctacgctgaaccttttctaaggccgctatgtcctttttaagatatggtgaccaaacctgcacacaatattctaggtgagatctcaccaaggaattgtataatcttagcattacctcccttgacttaaactccacacacctggagatataccccaacatcctattggccttttttattgcttccccgcactggcgagaatgagacatggaagcatcaacatacacaccagctgtactgtatgtgagcTGCTTGTTGATAAGAGCATCTACTAATCAAAATGTACACTGTGAATGGATGGAGGGTGACAGGGAGGAGGGGGCTGGGTGGAGGGTgacagggaggaggggggctggATAGAGGGtgacagggaggagggagctgGGTGGAGGGTGTCTATATGGAGGGAAACTAGGTGGAGGGTGActggagggagggagacagggagGATGGCGATGTGGTGGAGGGAGACAGGGTGGAGGAAGGTGACATAAGTGGGGAGTCCTCAATTGTAGGGGCCTCTTTGGGGCTGAGCAGCAGGATGGCACCCTCCTTCTTGGGGAGCCAGACGGCTGGGTGGAGAGGCTCCAGGAACTCGGCTCGGAACTGATGGAGGAGCATCATGCTGTCGGTCACACCATAAAAAGCCAGCTGTCCTCCATCATAGTCCACATAGACCCCGATGCGCACAAGCTTGCTTGCTGCCAGGGGCATCTCTACATCCGCATGCCAGGCAGAGAAGCCGTTGCTCCTCCACTGTAGACACCAGGAAAAGTCGTTGCCCGTGATACAGCCATTGCTCTCTTGGCTCTTGCGGTTGATTCTCTTGTAGCTGAGGCCCATGTGGGCACCATCCCCCTTGGCTTCCACCTCAAAGTAATGGCGGCCAAGGTAAAAGCTCTCCACGGCCAATGCCTGGCGCCAGTGCTCAAATCGTTCAGGGGAGTCGGAGTAACTCTGCTGCCACGGTGTGCTGTTGGTCACTCTCCTATTCTCCATCGTTAGGCGCAGGAATTTGTGAGCAGTgtttgggtcaaaggtcaaagagGCACCATCTACAGGGTATGCCCAAAAAATACAGCAGGTTATGCACAACTGCTCACAGGTGTTTGATTTAACCCAGTTACAAGCTTCCACAAAGTTATGGAGTGGGATTGTCCAATGTCTGTTTAATTTTGAAAATTCTAATTGAATTATATTGCTGTTCTGTTCAGAAGAAATCCTACATGCTTTTTTGCACTTTTAAAAAATGTCATAACAAAATTCATCAATACAGTAAGAGCACTCACATTTCAGGAAGTCCTCTCGaacctgggggtggggctcagcAGCAATGACTGAGATTGTACTTCTTATCGCCAGCTTCTCTGGATGGTGGAGAAGCAAACAGACTGACACAACATGACTGCTACAACATCCTTTCATCAGAATCAGGCCTTTGGCTTCGTAAGGGTGGGGAAGGACCCAGCTTTGTACTCCATTTGTATAGAGTTAGTATATAAAAACGACAGTAGAGTTCAGCAATTGTGTAGCATGACTGTATAACAGGAAACTAACACCTAATTAAATTAAAACCTACTGCAGCAGCACAGGTGAGCTTGGATGGTTCAGGGTGATCAGTTCACACACACCCAGTGAACGATACATAATGACAAAACGATTGTGTCTGacaggaatgtgtgtgtgtggttagaTCAATCGGAGGAGATGTGCTGTTGAGAGGTAAAcagatttttctttctctttgttCATTTGGTGTTTTGTGAGACTGTGTGTGATTTTGTTGCCATGTGAATTGTTACTCTCCCACCTGGTTTCCTGCTGACCCACTCACACTATGATTTCTGGCTCCGCTAttgataatattttttattttaatcaaaattaaaatgaaccaacaaacataatacatgaaaactaaactgaaattaaaacaaGACACTCCTACTAAAAATCAGCAGGAACAAAAATTTGTAGTGTCCGTGTTTCAGCTTCTCCGTTATAAAAGCCTGTGTCTGTTTTACAGTGCTCAGCTTTGCCATTATTCATAACACATAGTGTGCtgtgtgttttcatttcagggcctctttcttttaaaaactaaaactCCCTGACTAGAGGTCCCCGACTTTGGAACTCCCTTCCCCAGTGACATTTGTCTATCAGTTATAAACCTTTTTCTTTGCTCAAGCCCGATGTTCCTTATCCATAATGTGCTTTGTGGTCTTGTTATCAGTTTACTTTATTCTATGTAAGCCTCTCTGAGATCATGAAAAgttgacatgggggggggggtgtcaccaACTGGAATGCTGAGATGTTTCCCTGTGTGGTGAGCGCACCAATGTGAGGTACCAGAGCATGATTCCCAACCTGTCTTGAAATGACCTGCTGTATAAACTGTATCTACGGTTGTTAGTTAGGTAGCTAACATGTTAGCTATATATGCTAATTAACAATAAACTACACAACAACGTTTTTCCTCGAAGTGTATTTGTATGTGGATAGAGCCCTGCCCAGGCCGTCATTCCCAGAGGCTCTCTTAGCTAGTGTGAGCAGCACATGCACTCACCCCTCTTGTGGGTCTCGATGAGCTTCTCCTTATACATGGAAGGCAGCTTCTCACACAGCTCCTGGGTGGATTCAACAACCACAAGGCTCACTGCAGCCAGCTGCTCCGTCAGGCTGATGTACACGCCAGGGAGACTGAAATCCAGGCTGCCTGCCTTCAACTGCAAGTACTCCTGCAACCACCAGAGGGAGCACAGACGAGCTTTTAATGCTCTCAGCAAATACTTTGTCAGGAAATAAGCAAGACTCAAACAACCAGAAAAAGTAACTTAATATGGGAGAGCTTTCTCATTCGATTTCCTTAAATTTTTATGTCTTGTGGTCATGTCGGACTGGCTGTTGGGAAGTTTGCGAATTTTCCCAATGTGACAGTCTTGTCAGGGCCGATCTTCATGCCAAATGTCTGTATAATTTAGCATACATGATCTCGACCAAATGTCTGCTCCTACTTGTGGGAACTTGTGGACAAACTTGGAAAAAACAAGCCAGCAGGTATTTTAGAAAATTTCGAACAACAAGGCATGTGTTTCAGTTTTATGTCAAACATTTCAATCTTTATATGATTTTATCTTTGCTTAGCAGACTATGTCAGTGAATTTCCTTGTTTccagcttttttttcccctccagaTCACTGCAGCTATGATCAGTGATGAGCAAATGGTGGGAAAAGACTCGGAAGTCCGGTTTTTTAGTTCTTGTTAATTATCTGATCAGtaggaggatgggctccccctttgaatctggttccgagaatgtaaagtgctttgagacaatgtaatattgtgaaaatatGCTATATATGCATTCTTTCTCGAAAGTGATCTCTGCTCTGCATAGTCCTGGTTCTTTCTGCTGTCTTTCAGTCTTTTTGACCCACCTGTATGAAGTCGATATCATTATTATTCCTGCTCATCTTGTCTATCTGGGCCCGTATCTTCTTCAGATCAGTGCTCTTCTGCTCCAGGTGTAGCCGGACGCCCTCAGCTTGCCTTGTGGCCTTCCTCACGTCCTCCTCCAATGCTTCCGTCATCGCTCTGTGGGCCTTCATCACAGCGGCCGCCAGCTCCGAAAATTGACCGCTGATCAGGTTGAAGACGTCGGCCACTGAACGCTAAGGTTGGGAAGATATGGTAGAGCAATAGTGAGGAAGTGGTGGTCATGGCATGCAGGCACAGGATAGACTAAATTCAACCTGGGTTTGTATTTGCGACACCCCCTGAGATGATGAGATGGTTACAGCAATGCAAGTCATCCACTTAACTGGATCTATGTGTCCTTCACTAGTCATGTGAAAATAATTACAATCACCAATGGCTGTAGGTCAAAGGTTTAGACCCCAGAAGGGGCTATACTATTGTTTCTTCCAAGTATCCTATCTACAACACCTATTATTATAATATAGTACAGTGCTGTAAGGACCTGGAGGTTCAGCAGGCTGGACTGGGCGGACAACACAGCAGCACTCTAACAGAAAGGCCAGAGCAGACTCAGGTCTTTTTTGCGTGTAGTAAGCTGCTGTGTATGTTTTATCGTTCATGTTTCCCTGGCAAGCTGCAGTAATATTAACATCAACAAACATGAATGCCACAACATGTGAATTCAACATTATTCCCTTCAACTGAAGTATATTTTCTGTATATTGCAACGGACACGCAACAGGTGTGCCACAAAAGAGAACTTTAATGGAGTCTGTATGGCCAGAACCCACATCAAACACAAACCATAACGAAGAACACTAAACTGCTAGCTGTCTGCTCTTACCTGCCTCACCCCCAGGCATTCCCTAGTATGTATAGGGTAGTGCAGTGCCCACCACTTCTCCTTTCCCCCCACTCCGCAGGTGCCCCCATTCCTGCTATCTCTGAAACCACCCAGAGATAGGCTGAAGAGGGCCAGGAGGTCTGCCCTTTAATAAGCACCCCAAGTCCTCCAGCCACTACAATATCTTTAATGTAAATAGTTTCGATTTCCAACACAAAAGAGAATCTTTCAAGTTATGAAACTGTCTTTCAGTTTCTGATTGTTCGATATTTcctgtcatgggggggggggggggcagttcagACAGTTCATAAAACTGTAGTTTTATTACTATAGTTAAGGCACAATAACTCTGTTGCCAGTGAATATCAGGTtagaaaatacaattttaatgGGACTTCCGGTATAAACCACACCCACTTCTGGTCTTCTATCTGCATACAGATACAGAGAGAGATCATTTTGTTTGTTgaacagatacagaaacagaTAATGACATCGCTGTGCAGCTCTACTCTCCCTTAGCAGCTCTAGCCACTGGCTCATTCCACCATGTTGGGCTAAAAATGCTACTGGGAACCGTTCCTCTTTGCTCTGTGTGCTTTGCAGACGAATTTCCTCATGGCATTAATTAGGTTTACTTAATCTAACCAACTTCAACTGAAGTAAAACAGTTGTACTACATTTCTATGTGCATGTGCTCAGTAAGGGCGAGGCTGCAGTGTACCTTCAAGGACATGATGTTGTCCTGCAGCTTGACGATGGCATTCTCCGCAGAATTGGCCACTTTCTCTACCTCTGCCTCTTtttgccgtagctctttctggACACATATGCCAACAGGCAAAAGGCAGGAGAGATCGCTCTTAGAGATGGCAGGACACGCACAGACATGACACACCGAATTCCATCCGCTGAGAGGTGCTACATGTGATCAGAGGCATGCTGTCACTGGTGGGCTTTTCTTCCCCAGGTAGCTTGCATACCATTCAAGGCTCTGCATGTTAACTGATCATGTGTCAAGATAAATATTTAGATTCAGAATTTGTAGCCACGGTTTAACTAAAAACAAAGCTAGATTAAATGGATTAAATTTAAGAGTCGAATCTCCAATAAAAAGCCAAGCGCTTTGAAAAGTAAAAGTTAAAATAATGTTAATTATATTTGGATAAGTGCTTAGTGTGTGCACTTAATATTTGGCTCATCATTGTGAAAAGCTATCTTCATTTTTACTTTCACTTTGCGGAATCCCCAAGCATGGGCCTGTGACTATATTGTCAGGCCTCATGTATCTTACCCAGCTTTCAAAGGGGATTACAGGTTGTGCTTTTCTTTAAAGAATTAATATGGTatctgaatgatggcaatgtaGCATGTTCCATAACCATGGCCTCTGACAGCTATGATGTCTAGGAAACAATGTGCGAAATACGGATGGGGGGTCCGACACCCCGATTAACCCATCAGACAccctgaaagcctcaaaagcaaaattttaaggtGGTCTCAAGATCATTATTGTGCAACAATAGGGAGATGGGGACCCCCCCGAATATTGACAGGTATTTCACACACTGCCAGGAACCATCCTGTTAATGGTTAATTGATGCTGGTTAATGACTTAAGTTTTTCCAGGAAGTTATTTCCTCTAAAACCATTTAAATCAAAGGCATACAAGCCCTGGAGCTTTCATGCAATTTGGTGTGTTTGGAAAGCCCCACAC
This genomic window from Paramormyrops kingsleyae isolate MSU_618 chromosome 22, PKINGS_0.4, whole genome shotgun sequence contains:
- the LOC111846398 gene encoding tripartite motif-containing protein 16-like protein, yielding MADTTAEVSGPATAIEGTRAMRSKDGLQGSLQHRNQQNQKDPEDMNGDSSGKNILEWLSCQSARDNSAESRPFPSADPRGPAESKKEEAQEAGEAESLETDGVRCDSCIEVPRRALKSCLTCQVSYCLEHLRPHLENTRFQKHRLVEPLCNIEGPACEGHGRPLDLYCHQDRCCMCRACADENHQGHQVTPLGEVRKQMEKELRQKEAEVEKVANSAENAIVKLQDNIMSLKRSVADVFNLISGQFSELAAAVMKAHRAMTEALEEDVRKATRQAEGVRLHLEQKSTDLKKIRAQIDKMSRNNNDIDFIQEYLQLKAGSLDFSLPGVYISLTEQLAAVSLVVVESTQELCEKLPSMYKEKLIETHKREKLAIRSTISVIAAEPHPQVREDFLKYGASLTFDPNTAHKFLRLTMENRRVTNSTPWQQSYSDSPERFEHWRQALAVESFYLGRHYFEVEAKGDGAHMGLSYKRINRKSQESNGCITGNDFSWCLQWRSNGFSAWHADVEMPLAASKLVRIGVYVDYDGGQLAFYGVTDSMMLLHQFRAEFLEPLHPAVWLPKKEGAILLLSPKEAPTIEDSPLMSPSSTLSPSTTSPSSLSPSLQSPST
- the amn gene encoding protein amnionless, coding for MSPVLVTALFLCVLGRTHAVYKKWVPNTNFENGTNWDKGTVPCSSDRIQFLPQKEVSVYVETIHGIQEMNLPVDGEFILPQGAGFAASNGQNDDCGPGSEVTFKDTELLLWFDPAQWQAASSWDNLEKGPFLFSVHGESVPCPQDDVVFWADSSFRVDTTANQLSVPVKSVSVLGNRFSSSDDFAQYLSSHSGRLQFHGASKVHVGEPGCSDKMGCVCDNSANHDRICSAVKCAPTDCKKPLRAAGHCCDVCGAIVHLRCKVGFDLSTYQQRLHHLFLIQPSYQSVQLAMSRLSTLWPLRLLSQEVVAEIQVLILDGETGGESGRVAESLARDILRDVSSQGTRLGIEGADYQASSGGSSTEGTSSNAGAVAGGVVGVLLLVACLLLLAVLIHRGIIKTPSLLSLSSCKKGSEIGELGGPLDHGFDNPMFDKPTLMPAEPELYVRETGGSIVMTNAGIHFVNPSYDETDFET